The following are encoded in a window of Impatiens glandulifera chromosome 5, dImpGla2.1, whole genome shotgun sequence genomic DNA:
- the LOC124938789 gene encoding protein NETWORKED 1C-like, which yields MATMSDEDSRRLYSWWWDSHISPKNSKWLQDNLTDMDVKVKAMIKLIEEDADSFARRAEMYYQKRPELMKLVEEFYRAYRALAERYDLAIRQAHNIAAAFPDQLPLVLSEEFEKLNEKTMSNSEFEGMRKIEKEIETFKQSLSKLEAEKETGQARYNQTIERLSRLESNFSSSQEDSRDLNERASKAEVELQILREILSKLQDEKDENLLQYQHCLERISNLAELISRSNEEARDANNRAIEFETKVVGMKRDLVTLESEKDAALVQYEGSLEKIAVLECKLVLAEDDAKKLHERAENAEKEVELLKLALANLTQEEEKEGTHWKETERALQTLMAHLQDENKNLKESFERERREKVAFLEKNSVLENLLVELSVKKMEGSFQSLQEEKSTLLAENATLMTQLQASNDGNAFLQNSLSDLFEKHELLKAKLEQKESSLSKVHMESFQAVTSALDDMLRSTGRKLQESEAQNCQKEMKISEAECRITVLEQTVDDQNKKLLELSRNNDFLSETNSKLESELHRCKKKEEALCSNVQKFKNESKLWETVCSSSFEELQVGSISQTFMQEKIRELTETCTRLDCEVTSKFTETALLKERITILEDESKRYTPAIASLKDAIVSLESITLQGKKPSGSCSSRSEDPRDDLEDLQWRVKAIQESVVEMESLAFHKTMDANAKLEAAMRQVGQLSSKNGLKQQKPMFVPVSDISTPENGLLLSKDIMLDRVSRCSPRGLSKKEYVVIDSQMIESWNTTFDLKVASKPNKPLLSSCSTKKREEEHPTSEESTLLDKELSRRFSSSRREIHKRKILDRLDSDAQKLGNLHITVEDLKRKMETMTDKNSQKILQATNSEWEMLKEQIEEAEAAVLMFLDQNSNMMEVIEQRYSFSSEGGKSSVDQSKDIRRTRIPERSRKLSEKIGQLQLEVQKLQFILLKLDERRENRGGKTRMMEVKRRVLLKDYLGGRTSTSQKKKTSFCACVQPPTRG from the exons ATGGCAACAATGTCTGACGAAGATTCTAGACGTTTGTATTCATGGTGGTGGGATAGTCATATAAGCCCTAAGAACTCTAAATGGCTACAGGACAATCTTACCG ATATGGATGTGAAAGTGAAAGCTATGATCAAGCTTATTGAGGAAGATGCAGATTCATTTGCTAGAAGAGCTGAGATGTATTACCAGAAGCGTCCTGAGCTTATGAAACTAGTTGAAGAATTCTATAGAGCTTATCGAGCTTTAGCAGAACGATATGACCTAGCTATTCGTCAAGCACATAACATAGCTGCTGCTTTTCCAGACCAACTTCCATTGGTTCTTTCAGAAGAATTCGAAAAACTGAACGAAAAGACCATGTCGAATTCTGAGTTTGAAGGAATGAGAAAGATTGAAAAGGAGATTGAAACATTTAAACAGTCACTTTCCAAGTTAGAAGCTGAAAAGGAGACAGGCCAAGCTCGTTACAACCAGACAATTGAAAGACTGTCGAGGCTAGAATCCAACTTCTCTTCTTCACAAGAGGATTCGAGGGATCTTAACGAAAGAGCTAGTAAAGCTGAAGTAGAACTTCAGATTCTTCGTGAAATTCTCTCCAAATTACAAGATGAAAAGGATGAGAATCTACTGCAGTACCAGCATTGTCTCGAAAGGATATCGAATCTAGCTGAATTGATCTCTCGTTCGAATGAAGAGGCTAGAGACGCAAACAACAGGGCGATTGAATTCGAAACGAAAGTGGTGGGAATGAAACGAGACCTCGTTACTTTAGAATCTGAAAAGGATGCAGCCCTCGTTCAGTATGAGGGTTCTTTGGAGAAGATCGCTGTTCTCGAGTGTAAATTAGTGTTAGCCGAGGATGATGCCAAAAAACTCCACGAAAGAGCTGAAAACGCGGAAAAGGAAGTTGAATTGTTGAAGTTAGCTCTTGCAAACTTaacccaagaagaagaaaaggaaggaACTCATTGGAAAGAAACCGAAAGAGCTCTGCAAACACTAATGGCCCATTTGCAAGACGAGAACAAGAATCTGAAGGAAAGCTTCGAGAgggaaagaagagaaaaagttGCATTCCTTGAGAAAAACTCTGTTCTTGAGAATTTGCTTGTAGAACTAAGTGTAAAGAAAATGGAAGGTTCCTTTCAATCTCTTCAAGAGGAGAAATCAACTCTTCTTGCTGAAAACGCTACTCTAATGACTCAACTTCAGGCATCGAACGATGGAAACGCGTTTCTGCAAAATTCCCTTTCCGATCTATTCGAAAAGCATGAACTGTTAAAGGCTAAACTGGAACAAAAGGAATCCAGTCTTTCAAAGGTTCATATGGAGAGCTTTCAAGCAGTTACTTCAGCACTCGACGACATGCTAAGAAGCACAGGCAGGAAGTTGCAAGAATCAGAAGCTCAAAACTGTCAAAAGGAAATGAAGATTTCTGAAGCAGAATGCAGAATAACTGTCTTGGAGCAGACGGTGGATGATCAGAACAAGAAGCTTCTCGAACTATCTAGAAATAACGACTTCCTTTCTGAAACCAACTCGAAGCTTGAATCTGAACTTCATAGATGCAAGAAAAAGGAAGAAGCTTTATGCTCTAACGTTCAGAAATTCAAAAATGAAAGTAAGCTATGGGAGACTGTTTGCTCATCTTCGTTTGAAGAACTACAAGTGGGATCTATCTCTCAAACTTTCATGCAAGAAAAGATTCGCGAGCTTACTGAAACATGTACCCGTCTAGATTGTGAAGTTACTTCCAAATTTACAGAGACAGCGCTTCTTAAAGAAAGAATAACCATTTTGGAAGATGAAAGTAAAAGATATACTCCGGCCATAGCTTCCTTGAAGGATGCTATAGTTTCCTTGGAAAGTATTACCCTTCAGGGAAAAAAG CCATCTGGTTCATGTTCATCGAGAAGCGAAGATCCAAGGGACGATCTTGAAGACCTACAATGGAGGGTTAAAGCAATCCAGGAATCTGTAGTGGAAATGGAAAGCCTTGCATTTCACAAAACCATGGATGCCAATGCCAAACTTGAGGCAGCAATGAGGCAGGTTGGACAGTTGAGTTCGAAAAACGGTTTAAAACAACAAAAACCGATGTTTGTTCCCGTCTCTGATATCTCAACACCCGAAAACGGTCTTCTACTGTCAAAAGACATAATGCTCGATCGCGTATCCAGATGTTCGCCCCGTGGTCTAAGCAAAAAGGAGTACGTCGTGATCGATAGTCAGATGATCGAATCATGGAACACCACTTTCGATCTCAAAGTCGCCTCAAAACCAAACAAGCCATTATTATCCTCCTGCTCCACCAAGAAAAGGGAGGAAGAGCATCCGACGTCGGAAGAATCAACGCTGCTGGATAAGGAACTGTCTAGAAGATTCTCGAGCTCCCGTCGTGAAATACACAAACGGAAGATTCTCGACAGGCTGGATTCAGACGCTCAGAAATTAGGAAATCTCCATATAACAGTAGAGGATTTGAAGAGAAAAATGGAGACAATGACagacaagaacagccaaaagATACTACAAGCCACTAATTCAGAATGGGAGATGTTGAAAGAACAGATTGAAGAAGCAGAGGCAGCAGTTTTAATGTTTCTCGATCAAAACAGCAATATGATGGAAGTTATAGAACAGAGATACTCCTTCTCGAGCGAAGGTGGGAAATCTAGCGTTGATCAGAGCAAGGATATAAGGAGAACACGAATCCCAGAAAGATCGAGAAAATTATCAGAGAAAATTGGGCAGCTTCAGTTAGAAGTGCAGAAACTACAGTTCATTCTGCTTAAACTCGACGAAAGAAGGGAGAACCGAGGAGGAAAAACAAGGATGATGGAGGTGAAGAGAAGGGTTCTTCTTAAGGATTATCTCGGCGGAAGAACCTCGACTAGCCAGAAGAAGAAGACGTCGTTCTGTGCATGCGTCCAGCCACCAACTAGAGGTTAA
- the LOC124938792 gene encoding sulfate transporter 3.1-like → MGNADDDHMYTSSSMKAADGTHKVAMPPPQAFVKSLKNTLKETFFPDDPLRQFKGQPGSRRFVLGLQYVLPILEWGPRYTLEFLKADLIAGITIASLAIPQGISYAKLANLPPILGLYSSFVPPLIYAMMGSSRDLAVGTVAVASLLTASMLGGAVNASENPKLYLHLAFTATFFAGLLQAGLGILRLGFIVDFLSHATIVGFMGGAATVVCLQQLKGILGLDHFTHATDLVSVMRSVFTQTHQWRWESAVLGFCFLFYLLLARCLSKKKPNLFWISAMAPLTSVIFGSLLVYFTHAEKHGVQVIGQLKKGINPPSIMDLSFGSPYLPTAIKTGIVTGVIALAEGIAVGRSFAMFKNYHIDGNKEMIAFGMMNIVGSCTSCYLTTGPFSRSAVNFNAGCKTAVSNIVMAIAVMITLLFLTPLFHYTPLVVLSSIIISAMLGLIDYEAAIHLWHVDKFDFLVCMAAYVGVVFGSVELGLVIAVGLSVLRVILFIARPRTMVLGNVPDSMIYRSVDQYPEVNSVPGVLILQIDAPIYFANSSYLRERLSRWINEEEDKIQSSGETSLQYVILNMGAVGNIDTSGISMFEELKKTTDRRGIQLVLANPGGEVMKKLNKAKFIDSLGHEWIYLTVGEAARACNFMLHSSKAKKATENDNIV, encoded by the exons ATGGGTAACGCAGATGATGATCACATGTACACATCATCATCAATGAAAGCAGCAGATGGAACGCACAAAGTGGCGATGCCGCCGCCACAGGCGTTTGTGAAATCGCTGAAGAACACTCTTAAAGAGACCTTCTTCCCCGACGATCCACTCCGGCAGTTTAAAGGACAGCCGGGATCTAGAAGGTTCGTATTGGGTTTACAATACGTACTGCCCATACTTGAGTGGGGCCCACGTTACACTCTGGAATTCCTTAAAGCTGACCTCATCGCCGGAATCACCATCGCCAGTCTCGCCATCCCTCAGGGCATCAGCTACGCCAAACTTGCTAACCTACCTCCCATTCTTGGCCTCT ATTCGAGTTTTGTGCCACCTTTAATATACGCAATGATGGGAAGTTCGAGAGATTTAGCGGTTGGAACGGTAGCGGTGGCTTCTCTTCTAACCGCATCAATGCTCGGAGGAGCAGTGAATGCGAGCGAGAACCCGAAGCTTTATCTTCATCTGGCTTTCACGGCCACTTTCTTTGCCGGACTCTTACAAGCCGGACTCGGAATCTTAAG GCTAGGATTTATAGTAGATTTCTTGTCACACGCGACAATAGTGGGGTTCATGGGAGGAGCCGCGACCGTGGTGTGTCTACAGCAATTGAAAGGCATATTAGGTTTGGACCATTTCACTCACGCCACCGATCTCGTCTCGGTTATGCGCTCAGTCTTCACCCAAACTCATCag tgGCGATGGGAAAGCGCGGTTCTTGGATTTTGCTTCTTATTCTATTTACTCTTAGCAAGATGCCTT AGCAAAAAGAAGCCGAATCTTTTCTGGATATCGGCTATGGCGCCATTAACATCGGTTATTTTTGGGAGCCTTCTTGTTTATTTCACCCACGCCGAAAAACATGGTGTTCAAGTG ATAGGACAACTAAAGAAGGGGATAAATCCACCGTCAATAATGGATCTCTCATTCGGATCACCCTATCTTCCCACCGCCATCAAAACGGGCATTGTCACGGGTGTAATTGCTCTTGCA GAAGGAATTGCTGTGGGAAGAAGTTTTGCAATGTTTAAAAATTACCATATTGATGGTAACAAAGAAATGATAGCTTTTGGTATGATGAATATTGTTGGTTCATGCACTTCTTGTTACCTTACAACCGGTCCTTTTTCAAGGTCGGCTGTTAACTTTAACGCTGGTTGCAAAACCGCGGTTTCCAACATTGTCATGGCTATTGCGGTTATGATCACTCTTCTCTTTTTAACTCCTCTTTTTCACTACACACCTCTCGTGGTTCTCTCGTCCATTATTATATCTGCCATGCTCGGTTTAATCGATTATGAAGCCGCTATCCACCTTTGGCATGTTGATAAGTTTGATTTCCTCGTATGCATGGCCGCGTATGTAGGAGTGGTCTTTGGTAGCGTTGAATTGGGACTTGTTATCGCG GTCGGTTTGTCTGTTCTTAGAGTAATATTGTTTATTGCAAGGCCGAGAACAATGGTATTGGGCAATGTTCCTGATTCTATGATTTATCGGAGCGTCGATCAGTATCCCGAAGTCAATAGTGTTCCGGGAGTTCTCATACTTCAAATCGATGCTCCTATTTATTTCGCAAATTCAAGCTATCTACGAGAAAg GTTATCGAGATGGATCAATGAGGAGGAAGACAAGATTCAATCCTCGGGTGAAACTAGCTTACAATACGTTATACTCAACATGGGCG CtgtgggtaatattgatacaaGTGGGATTAGCATGTTTGAGGAGCTAAAGAAGACAACAGATAGAAGAGGCATCCAG CTTGTGCTAGCCAATCCAGGAGGGGAGGTGATGAAGAAGCTGAACAAGGCTAAGTTTATAGACTCATTGGGACATGAATGGATTTATCTTACGGTTGGAGAAGCCGCGAGGGCTTGTAATTTCATGCTTCATTCGTCGAAAGCTAAAAAGGCGACTGAAAATGATAACATTGTTTAA